The following proteins come from a genomic window of Rissa tridactyla isolate bRisTri1 chromosome 13, bRisTri1.patW.cur.20221130, whole genome shotgun sequence:
- the CRYBA4 gene encoding beta-crystallin A4 — protein MTHRCRRSSSLWKIVVWDEAFFQGKKHEFTTDCYSTPEHGFSTVRSCKIESGAWAGFEHCGFQGQQFVLERGEYPCWEAWSGSNAYHVERMCSFRPIACADHGRSRLMLFEQENFQGKRAELSDDCPSLPALGWDSSAVGSFLVRSGAWVCSQYPGYRGFQYLLESDSHAGEYKHVREWGSHAQTGQVQSIRRVQQ, from the exons ATGACCCACCGCTGCAGGAGATCCTCCAGCCTCTGGAAG ATCGTGGTGTGGGATGAGGCTTTCTTCCAGGGCAAGAAGCACGAGTTCACCACCGACTGCTACAGCACCCCGGAGCACGGCTTCAGCACCGTCCGCTCCTGCAAGATCGAGAGCGGGGC GTGGGCAGGCTTCGAGCACTGTGGCTTCCAGGGGCAGCAGTTTGTGCTGGAGCGTGGCGAGTACCCATGCTGGGAGGCGTGGAGCGGCAGCAACGCCTACCACGTGGAGAGGATGTGCTCCTTCCGCCCCATCGCCTGCGCT GACCACGGGCGCAGCAGGCTGATGCTCTTCGAGCAGGAGAACTTCCAGGGCAAGCGGGCGGAACTGAGCGACGACTGCCCCtcgctgcctgccctgggctgggacagcAGCGCTGTGGGCTCCTTCCTCGTCCGCTCCGGCGC gTGGGTCTGCTCCCAGTACCCGGGGTACCGGGGCTTCCAGTACCTCCTGGAGAGTGACAGCCACGCGGGCGAGTACAAGCACGTGCGGGAGTGGGGCTCCCACGCGCAGACGGGCCAGGTCCAGTCCATCCGCAGGGTCCAGCAATGA
- the CRYBB1 gene encoding beta-crystallin B1 isoform X1, protein MSETTKLAAPGQAMEEKEKVAPAPTPSLDPAPVANSKGEEPSTEAFRIIVFDQENFQGRQMEFTTECLNLGDRGFDRVRSVIVTSGPWVAYEQANMRGEMFILEKGEYPRWDTWSSSYRSDCFMSMRPIKMVSPPGAESTQWGLARAGSVLLDASWQRAPGLWPHDPAPSLCLPQEAEDHKISLYESADFKGNKMEIQEDDVPSLWAYGFCDRVGSVQVPSGTWVGYQYPGYRGYQYLFETGDFRHWNEWSAFQPQIQSIRRIRDMQWDQKGTFVTPDAPSD, encoded by the exons ATGTCTGAGACCACGAAACTTGCTGCTCCCGGCCAGGCcatggaggagaaggagaaggtggCCCCAGCGCCCACTCCATCCCTCGACCCTGCTCCCGTCGCAAACAGCAAGGGCGAGGAGCCCTCCACAGAAGCCTTCAGG ATCATCGTCTTCGACCAGGAGAACTTCCAGGGCAGGCAGATGGAGTTCACCACTGAGTGCCTGAACCTGGGGGACCGCGGCTTCGACCGGGTGCGCAGTGTCATCGTCACCTCTGGACC ctgggTGGCCTATGAGCAGGCCAACATGCGCGGGGAgatgtttatcctggagaagggTGAGTACCCTCGCTGGGACACCTGGTCTAGCAGCTACCGGAGCGACTGCTTCATGTCCATGCGTCCCATCAAAATGGTGAGTCCTCCAGGAGCAGAAAGCACCCAGTGGGGTCTGGCCAGGGCCGGATCTGTGCTGCTCGATGCCTCATGGCAGCGAGCTCCAGGGCTTTGGCCACACGACCCAGCGCCTTCCCTCTGTCTTCCCCAGGAGGCTGAGGACCACAAAATCTCCCTGTACGAGTCTGCTGACTTCAAGGGCAACAAGATGGAAATCCAGGAGGATGACGTGCCCAGCCTCTGGGCTTATGGCTTCTGCGACCGTGTGGGCAGCGTGCAGGTGCCCAGTGGAAC CTGGGTCGGGTACCAGTACCCTGGCTACAGAGGCTACCAGTACCTCTTTGAGACCGGAGACTTCCGACACTGGAACGAGTGGTCTGCCTTCCAGCCCCAGATCCAGTCCATCCGCCGCATCCGGGACATGCAGTGGGACCAGAAGGGCACCTTCGTCACCCCCGACGCGCCCTCCGACTGA
- the CRYBB1 gene encoding beta-crystallin B1 isoform X2 yields the protein MSETTKLAAPGQAMEEKEKVAPAPTPSLDPAPVANSKGEEPSTEAFRIIVFDQENFQGRQMEFTTECLNLGDRGFDRVRSVIVTSGPWVAYEQANMRGEMFILEKGEYPRWDTWSSSYRSDCFMSMRPIKMEAEDHKISLYESADFKGNKMEIQEDDVPSLWAYGFCDRVGSVQVPSGTWVGYQYPGYRGYQYLFETGDFRHWNEWSAFQPQIQSIRRIRDMQWDQKGTFVTPDAPSD from the exons ATGTCTGAGACCACGAAACTTGCTGCTCCCGGCCAGGCcatggaggagaaggagaaggtggCCCCAGCGCCCACTCCATCCCTCGACCCTGCTCCCGTCGCAAACAGCAAGGGCGAGGAGCCCTCCACAGAAGCCTTCAGG ATCATCGTCTTCGACCAGGAGAACTTCCAGGGCAGGCAGATGGAGTTCACCACTGAGTGCCTGAACCTGGGGGACCGCGGCTTCGACCGGGTGCGCAGTGTCATCGTCACCTCTGGACC ctgggTGGCCTATGAGCAGGCCAACATGCGCGGGGAgatgtttatcctggagaagggTGAGTACCCTCGCTGGGACACCTGGTCTAGCAGCTACCGGAGCGACTGCTTCATGTCCATGCGTCCCATCAAAATG GAGGCTGAGGACCACAAAATCTCCCTGTACGAGTCTGCTGACTTCAAGGGCAACAAGATGGAAATCCAGGAGGATGACGTGCCCAGCCTCTGGGCTTATGGCTTCTGCGACCGTGTGGGCAGCGTGCAGGTGCCCAGTGGAAC CTGGGTCGGGTACCAGTACCCTGGCTACAGAGGCTACCAGTACCTCTTTGAGACCGGAGACTTCCGACACTGGAACGAGTGGTCTGCCTTCCAGCCCCAGATCCAGTCCATCCGCCGCATCCGGGACATGCAGTGGGACCAGAAGGGCACCTTCGTCACCCCCGACGCGCCCTCCGACTGA